A genome region from Danio aesculapii chromosome 2, fDanAes4.1, whole genome shotgun sequence includes the following:
- the LOC130237548 gene encoding GTPase IMAP family member 9-like, translating into MSNQGARSSLSQSQLGGGSSNYRNKPTQTVPSPVHTTNPPVSNELRLVLLGKTGAGKSATGNTILGAKRFNDDLSMSSVTKECQRENTSTEGRNLLLVDTPGFFDTDLTEEELQHEVISCLSLSSPGPHVFLLVIPIERYTEEQQRTVQKILEMFNEDISRYTILIFTHADRLNGGSIQEFISGQKQKIQELVERFGSRFVAFDNNNPENREQVTRLLQKVDELMIQNENRHFSSEVTQMVQQAQRIIDERMQKMKEEVRRMADDRWAAFIASLNKEKQEMDREKKRRQNRIKEIEADIKKEEQKIQQLRVYLWNEQKNMGGFLERERNEEEERDRREEQERRNIEIWIQEEQRRLGGEEGQQKNSGKYRKILVMLSLFLMGVGTGYAPALLAFLFPAAPVAEAGLAAEILANLLGSGAFVNAGFAFKFTGAAMAGAARLAAMTQCTIQ; encoded by the exons ATGTCTAACCAAG GGGCACGATCGTCATTGTCTCAAAGCCAGCTGGGTGGCGGAAGCTCAAATTACAGAAACAAACCCACCCAGACTGTTCCTTCACCCGTACACACCACAAATCCTCCCGTTAGCAATGAACTGCGTCTGGTTCTGCTGGGAAAAACCGGCGCAGGGAAAAGCGCAACCGGGAACACAATCCTGGGAGCGAAACGCTTCAATGATGATCTGAGCATGAGTTCAGTCACTAAAGAGTGTCAGAGAGAAAACACAAGCACTGAAGGACGAAACCTGCTGCTGGTGGACACACCGGGGTTCTTCGACACCGATTTAACAGAAGAAGAGCTTCAACATGAAGTGATCAGCTGCTTATCTTTGAGTTCTCCTGGTCCTCATGTGTTTCTTCTGGTTATACCGATAGAGAGATACACAGAAGAGCAGCAGCGAACCGTACAGAAGATCCTGGAGATGTTTAATGAGGACATCAGCCGATACACCATCCTCATATTCACACACGCTGACAGACTTAATGGAGGATCCATTCAAGAGTTCATTTCAGGACAAAAGCAGAAGATCCAGGAGCTCGTGGAGAGATTTGGAAGCCGTTTCGTGGCCTTCGACAACAATAACCCTGAAAACCGAGAACAAGTGACACGACTCCTTCAGAAAGTGGATGAACTGATGATCCAGAATGAAAACCGTCACTTCAGCAGTGAGGTTACACAGATGGTGCAGCAGGCTCAGAGGATTATAGATGAGAGAATGCAgaaaatgaaggaggaggtgaGGAGAATGGCTGATGATCGCTGGGCTGCGTTCATTGCATCACTAAATAAGGAAAAACAAGAAATGGACAGAGAAAAGAAACGTAGACAAAACAGGATCAAGGAGATTGAGGCGGATATAAAGAAGGAGGAACAGAAAATACAGCAGCTCAGGGTGTATCTGTGGAATGAGCAGAAGAACATGGGAGGATTTctggagagagaaagaaatgaGGAGGAGGAGAGAGATAGAAGAGAAGAACAAGAAAGGAGGAATATTGAGATCTGGATCCAGGAGGAGCAGAGGAGGCTGGGAGGAGAAGAAGGGCAGCAGAAAAACTCAGGGAAATACAGAAAGATTCTGGTTATGCTCTCTCTGTTTTTGATGGGTGTTGGAACTGGATATGCTCCTGCACTCTTGGCATTTCTGTTTCCTGCGGCTCCGGTGGCTGAAGCTGGATTGGCAGCTGAGATTTTGGCCAACTTGTTGGGTTCAGGAGCTTTTGTAAATGCAGGTTTTGCTTTCAAATTCACTGGAGCCGCCATGGCTGGTGCTGCTAGACTGGCAGCGATGACCCAATGCACAATTCAGTGA